A stretch of DNA from Roseovarius sp. W115:
GTTGCCCATCGCGCGTGCCGCTCATGGGGTAACAGATGAGCCCCGCTTCGAAAGCCGCCTTTTTGAAGGTCGCAGCAGTTTTGAGGATCGGATCAAACGGTGTCTTGCTGTCACGATCTTCCACAAATTCCAGCCCTAGGAATAACCCCCTGCCCCGGATGTCACCGACATGAGGATGCTGACCAAAGGCCTCGCGCAGTGCTGTCATAAGCTGCTCTGATCGGGTGTTTACATTGGCAATAAGGTCGCGGTCGAACATGGCATTCACCACGGCCAAACCTGCCGCGCAGGCCGTGGGGTGGCCAAGATACGTATGGCCATGCTGGAAAAAACCCGATCCGGCCCCGATAGTGTCGTAAACCTGTTTGGTGCAGAGCATCGCACCAATGGGCTGATATCCAGCCCCTAACCCCTTGGCGATGCACAGGATATCGGGCGATATACCGTCCGCGTCACAGGCAAATAGGTGCCCTGTGCGACCCATACCGCACATCACCTCATCAAGGATCAAAAGCACGCCGTATGTGTCGCAAATCTCGCGGATGCGCTTGTAGTATCCTGTGATTGCAGGAACCGCGCCCATCGTTGCACCCACCACAGGTTCTGCGACGAACGCCATCACCTGATCAGCGCCCAGGCGCAGGATTTCATCCTCAAGCTCCTGTGCGGCGCGCAGGCCATAGTCCTCGGCGCTCTCTCCCTCGGCCCGGTCAACATACTCATAACAGGGCGCGATGTGGCTGACATCCACAAGGATCGGCTCGAACTGTGCCCGCCGCCATGCATTTCCGCCCGTGGCCAGTGCGCCCAAGGTGTTGCCATGGTAACTCTGCCGTCTCGCGATGAGATGCTTGCGTTGTGGCTCACCGTTTTCGATGTGAAACTGCCGGGCCAGTTTAAGCGCGGCTTCCACAGCTTCCGAGCCTCCAGATACAAAGTAAACCCGGTCGAGATCCCCCGGCGCATATTTGATCAGCAGATCAGCCAGTTCTTCGGCGGGGTCGCTGGTGAAAAATCCAGTATGCGCAAAAGCGAGCTTTGCAACCTGATCCTGAATGGCCTTGATGATCTCCGGATCACCGTGGCCAAGGCAAGACACAGCCGCCCCTCCAGAGCCGTCGAGATACTGTTTACCCGCCTCGTCGGTGAAGTAGCAGCCCTTGGCCGACACCGCCTTGACCGGCGGGGCGGTGATTTGACGAGGAAAGACATGGCTCATGAGGGTCATCCATCCGATGCTGTAAGAGATGTGTAATTTGAGCCTAAACCCGGTTGTTCCAGACTGCAAAAAGCAAATGAAACATAGTGCCACGGCTCACCTGTGGTCGTTCAACCAATGCAAAAAGAGATTGCTGTCAGGAAGCCCATATTCATATGTGACCTGCATCACCCTGCGCTTGCCGTCATGAGACGTCACCAACTGTGCTGAAGCCACACGTCACGCCCGATTTCATGCGGTAACGCTTTCGCGTGGTCCAGTCTATGTCACATCCTTAAAGACACATGGGCCATTGCCACGCAGGGCGCCTTGATGAGCCTAGCTCTCGATAGAAAACCGGCTATTCCATCTTCATGGCTTCGGTTTCGATGTTGATATCAACGATATCACCAACAAGTCCGTTATCGACAGCGTAGGTCATGCCAAATTCGCTGCGCTTTATCGATGCCGTCATGGACAGGCCCAAAACTTCGCGTTTGTGACCAAACGGGTATTCCCCGACTTTATTAAGCTTGACCGTTAAGGTTACAGGTTGGGTCTGTCCCAAAATGGTCAGATCCCCAGTCACGGTTCCCGAGTTCTCTGTCTCAGGCTCACCGCCCGTTGCGACGAAGGTGATTTGAGGATGTTCGCTGACATGCAAAAAATCTTTGTTGCGCACATGCCCGTCACGCGCCTCGTTAAATGTATTGACGCTGTCCGCCTGGATGGTGACATTCACATCCTTCAGCTCCTGCGTTTCGTCATCGTAAGAGAAGCTTCCCGTCACGTTTGGAAAAATGCCGAGCGTTTTTGCGTAGCCAATATGATCAACCTTAAAGTAAATGGCCGTATGGGTCGGATCGAGTTCATATTGGGCCATGTCGGCTTGCGCAGCAGAGGCGAGTGTGGCGAATACGGCAAAAGCAGCAACACGTTGCATGATATCTCCTATGGTCAAATGCAAATCGGTTCAGCGCAGGCTTGCCTTGAACAATTTGCTCCCTATGACAAAAGCTAGAACAGTGAGGCCGAGTGTAAACCTTTGCACCAAGCTTGTTTGTCACAATTTAGCGAGTTTTGCAGGATGACTGGCAAAGACTTCCACCTTGATCTGCCGACCTGTCGTCGCGGGGCTTTTGCCGTTCCTGGGGACATCAATACGCAAACAGGTGGTTATAGGTATGATCGCAAGCTGGTTGATGGGCTGCGTGCTTTGGGATGGGACATCACACTTCTGCAACTTGGGACCAGCTTTCCAAACCCCACATCTCAGGACATGCGCGATGCGGAAAAACAATTGGCCGCCCTGCCCGAAGACTGCCCTGTTATCATAGATGGTCTTGCACTGGGCGCGTTTGATCCCGCTGTGCTGGACGCCGTGAACGCCTCTATTGTCGCTTTAATCCATCACCCCTTGGCGCGCGAAAACGGGCATTCAGCTGAGCAGCGCGCGCATTTCTTGACATCGGAGCGTCAGAACCTCGCGCGCGCGGTGCATGTTTTAGTGCCAAGCCCGCACACCGCTAAGGTTTTGCATGCGGACTACGACGTTTCCACATCTCGCATCACCATTGCGCGGCCAGGCACAGATCGCCCTCTATCTACCGGCGTGAAAACCGACCCTCCTTTGATCCTGTCCGTGGGCATTCAGGTGTCACGCAAGGGCCATGACGTACTGTTAAAAGCCTTGGCGCGTCTCACTGCACATACGTGGACAGCCATCATAGCAGGAGGCGCTTTTGATCCCGATCATGCAGCAGAGCTTGCACGCCTGGTGAACGAGCTTGGCTTGAGCGATCGCGTGAAGATCGTGGGAGCTGTCTCGGACGAGACCCTGTCGCACCTATATGGGCAAGCCAGCCTCTTTGCCCTTGCAACGCGCTACGAGGGCTATGGCATCGTCTTTGATGAAGCGATGGTGCACGGCCTGCCGATTGTCACGTGCCGGGTGGGTGCTGTGCCGGATACGGTGGCCCCAGACGCCGGACGGCTTGTGCCACCCGATGATCCATTGGCGTTCGCTGCCGCACTCGAAGATCTTCTCGACAACGCGCATGAGCGGCGTGAAATGGCGTCCGCATCTGCGCGTGCCGGTGCGGCATTGCCGACATGGGACGACACAGTCAAAATCGTGGATGAAACACTCCTGCGTGTCGCATCGACCCAAGTGACAAAGGTCTGAAACCATGTCGGATCATGACCTTTCGGTGGCAATCAATCTGGCACAGGAGGCTG
This window harbors:
- a CDS encoding aspartate aminotransferase family protein, whose translation is MSHVFPRQITAPPVKAVSAKGCYFTDEAGKQYLDGSGGAAVSCLGHGDPEIIKAIQDQVAKLAFAHTGFFTSDPAEELADLLIKYAPGDLDRVYFVSGGSEAVEAALKLARQFHIENGEPQRKHLIARRQSYHGNTLGALATGGNAWRRAQFEPILVDVSHIAPCYEYVDRAEGESAEDYGLRAAQELEDEILRLGADQVMAFVAEPVVGATMGAVPAITGYYKRIREICDTYGVLLILDEVMCGMGRTGHLFACDADGISPDILCIAKGLGAGYQPIGAMLCTKQVYDTIGAGSGFFQHGHTYLGHPTACAAGLAVVNAMFDRDLIANVNTRSEQLMTALREAFGQHPHVGDIRGRGLFLGLEFVEDRDSKTPFDPILKTAATFKKAAFEAGLICYPMSGTRDGQLGDHVLLAPPFIITEDQIGELVGKLQAAATAIPHLAGH
- a CDS encoding YceI family protein, coding for MQRVAAFAVFATLASAAQADMAQYELDPTHTAIYFKVDHIGYAKTLGIFPNVTGSFSYDDETQELKDVNVTIQADSVNTFNEARDGHVRNKDFLHVSEHPQITFVATGGEPETENSGTVTGDLTILGQTQPVTLTVKLNKVGEYPFGHKREVLGLSMTASIKRSEFGMTYAVDNGLVGDIVDINIETEAMKME
- a CDS encoding glycosyltransferase family 4 protein, whose amino-acid sequence is MTGKDFHLDLPTCRRGAFAVPGDINTQTGGYRYDRKLVDGLRALGWDITLLQLGTSFPNPTSQDMRDAEKQLAALPEDCPVIIDGLALGAFDPAVLDAVNASIVALIHHPLARENGHSAEQRAHFLTSERQNLARAVHVLVPSPHTAKVLHADYDVSTSRITIARPGTDRPLSTGVKTDPPLILSVGIQVSRKGHDVLLKALARLTAHTWTAIIAGGAFDPDHAAELARLVNELGLSDRVKIVGAVSDETLSHLYGQASLFALATRYEGYGIVFDEAMVHGLPIVTCRVGAVPDTVAPDAGRLVPPDDPLAFAAALEDLLDNAHERREMASASARAGAALPTWDDTVKIVDETLLRVASTQVTKV